A genomic window from Periophthalmus magnuspinnatus isolate fPerMag1 chromosome 16, fPerMag1.2.pri, whole genome shotgun sequence includes:
- the LOC117383305 gene encoding phosphatidylinositol 4-phosphate 5-kinase type-1 alpha-like yields MASAGTESGSTAPPGASSIRRMAPSDMPGSSGTTQSMKKTIGHRGVETTTGETTYKKTTSSALKGAIQLGIAHTVGSLSQKAERDVLMQDFVVVESIFFPSEGSNLTPAHHYSDFRFKTYAPIAFRYFRELFGIRPDDYLYSLCNEPLIELSNPGASGSLFYVSSDDEFIIKTVQHKEAEFLQKLLPGYFMNINQNKRTLLPKFYGLYCVQAGGKNIRIVVMNNLLPRIIPMHLKYDLKGSTYKRRASPKEREKAVPTYKDLDFIQDLPDGLLMEADNYNALSKTIQRDCLLLQSFKIMDYSLLMGIHNMDQANRERERVYSGDSGGSEGAVTPDQRRPQAQKSLYCTAMESIQGEARGKGALDSEDHMGGIPGRNSKGERLLIYIGIIDILQSYRFIKKLEHSWKALVHDGDTVSVHRPGFYAERFQQFMCNTVFRKIPLKASPSKKSRSGVPGGLRRAPTLGAPTPLSHTGQSMEPRIVYHSHFKSTESEGEAGVQSGRPDLLPRTPPPSDCPTEAEANLSTSSVGSTGVTTSSPRLRSVGVEVHKSENTEHEHIALHSLDAEGPANVTDNSSGNEDVVSLSDVIPETNINF; encoded by the exons ACTACATCTTCAGCTCTCAAAGGAGCCATTCAGCTGGGCATTGCACACACAGTCGGCAGCTTAAGTCAAAAGGCAGAAAGAGACGTCCTCATGCAGGACTTTGTGGTGGTAGAAAGTATTTTCTTCCCCAG TGAAGGCAGTAACCTGACACCTGCTCATCACTACAGTGACTTTCGCTTCAAAACTTATGCTCCTATCGCCTTTCGCTACTTCAGAGAACTGTTTGGGATTCGACCTGATGACTACCTG TATTCTCTCTGTAATGAGCCCCTTATCGAGCTGTCTAACCCTGGAGCCAGTGGATCACTCTTCTATGTCTCTAGTGATGATGAGTTCATCATTAAAACAGTTCAACATAAAGAGGCAGAGTTTCTGCAGAAGCTGCTGCCCGGATACTTCATG AACATAAACCAAAACAAGCGCACTCTGCTGCCCAAGTTCTACGGGCTGTACTGCGTCCAGGCTGGAGGAAAAAACATCCGCATCGTAGTGATGAACAACCTGCTACCGCGGATCATCCCCATGCACCTGAAGTATGACCTGAAGGGCTCCACCTACAAGAGGCGGGCATCccccaaagagagagagaaggccgTCCCCACATACAAAGACCTGGACTTCATTCAGGACCTGCCCGATGGACTTCTGATGGAGGCCGACAACTACAATGCTCTGAGCAAGACCATACAGAGAGACTGTTTG CTTTTACAGAGTTTTAAGATTATGGACTACAGTCTTCTCATGGGGATCCACAACATGGACCAGGCTAACCGCGAGAGAGAGCGTGTTTACTCTGGAGACAGTGGGGGGTCAGAGGGCGCTGTGACCCCAGACCAACGGCGCCCCCAAGCCCAGAAGAGTTTGTACTGCACTGCCATGGAGTCCATCCAGGGAGAGGCCCGAGGGAAGGGGGCACTAGACTCAGAAGACCA CATGGGCGGGATTCCAGGTCGAAACTCAAAAGGAGAGAGGCTGCTCATCTACATCGGCATCATCGACATCCTCCAGTCCTACAG ATTTATCAAAAAGCTGGAGCACTCCTGGAAGGCACTAGTCCATGATGGG GACACTGTGTCTGTACACAGACCAGGCTTCTATGCTGAACGATTTCAACAGTTCATGTGCAACACTGTTTTTAGGAAAATCCCCT TGAAAGCATCTCCATCTAAGAAGAGTCGAAGTGGGGTTCCCGGTGGGCTCAGGAGGGCTCCAACACTAGGGGctcccacccctctctctcacacaggaCAGTCCATGGAACCCAGAATAGTGTATCATTCTCACTTCAAAAGCACCGAGTCTGAGGGAGAGGCTG GTGTGCAGTCAGGCCGGCCAGATCTGCTCCCCAGgacccctcccccttcagactgCCCCACTGAGGCTGAGGCCAACCTCTCCACATCATCTGTGGGTAGCACAGGAGTCACCACCTCGTCTCCTCGCTTACG GTCTGTTGGGGTGGAAGTGCACAAATCAGAGAATACAGAACATGAACACATCGCTCTTCACAG tttggATGCAGAAGGGCCTGCAAATGTGACTGACAACTCATCAGGAAACGAAGATGTAGTTTCACTTTCTGATGTTATCCCAGAGACTAACATCAACTTT TAA
- the LOC117383307 gene encoding 26S proteasome non-ATPase regulatory subunit 4-like gives MVLESTMVCVDNSEYMRNGDFLPTRLQAQQDAVNIVCHSKTRSNPENNVGLITMANNCEVLTTLTPDTGRILSKLHAVQPRGNISFCTGIRVAHLALKHRQGKNHKMRIIAFVGSPVEDNEKDLVKMAKRLKKEKVNVDIINFGEEELNTEKLTAFINTLNGKEGVGSHLVTVPPGPSLADALLSSPILAGEGGAVLGLGASDFEFGVDPSADPELALALRVSMEEQRQRQEDEARRAAVTSAAEAGISAPEADESEATLLKMSVPQSDSGKPALPDFSRMTEDEQIAYALQMSMQGAEEFGAEGMDTGDTLDSTEVKEEEDYDVMQDPEFLQSVLESLPGVDPSNEAIRNAMGSLASQTPKPEPKKDEEKKK, from the exons ATGGTGCTCGAAAGCACTATGGTTTG TGTGGACAACAGTGAATACATGCGCAATGGAGACTTTCTGCCCACGAGACTCCAAGCACAACAGGATGCTGTGAATATTGTCTGTCACTCCAAAACCCGCAGCAACCCTGAGAACAATGTGGGGCTGATCACCATGGCAAA CAACTGTGAGGTGTTGACcactctcaccccagacacaggCAGGATTCTGTCAAAGCTACATGCAGTTCAGCCCAGAGGAAACATCAGCTTCTGCACAGGCATCAGGGTGGCACAT CTGGCTCTGAAGCACAGGCAGGGTAAAAACCATAAGATGCGCATTATTGCTTTTGTTGGCAGCCCAGTGGAGGACAATGAAAAAGAT CTAGTGAAGATGGCAAAGCGTTTGAAGAAAGAGAAAGTCAATGTTGATATTATTAACTTTGGAGAAGAG GAGCTAAACACAGAGAAATTGACAGCCTTCATTAATACATTGAACGGCAAAGAAGGCGTGGGCTCTCACTTAGTTACAGTTCCTCCAGGTCCAAGTCTGGCTGATGCTCTTCTGTCTTCCCCGATCCTGGCTGGAGAAGGAGGTGCAGTCTTGGGTTTGGGAGCCAGTGACTTTGAATTTGGAGTTGATCCTAGTGCAGATCCAGAACTGGCTTTG gCTTTGAGAGTGTCAATGGAAGAACAGAGACAACGCCAAGAAGATGAAGCtcgcagggcagctgtgacttcaGCTGCTGAAGCTGGCATTTCTGCACCTGAAGCAGACG aatCTGAGGCAACTCTTTTGAAGATGTCTGTTCCTCAATCAGACAGTGGAAAACCTGCTCTGCCAGACTTCAGTCGCATGACGGAGGATGAGCAGATTGCATATGCTTTGCAAATGTCCATGCAGGGAGCAGAGG AGTTTGGTGCAGAGGGCATGGACACAGGAGACACATTGGATTCAACTGAAGTGAAG gaagaggaagactATGATGTCATGCAAGATCCAGAGTTTCTGCAGAGTGTATTGGAGAGCCTCCCTGGTGTCGACCCGAGTAACGAGGCCATCCGAAACGCCATGGGGTCTTTGGCTTCACAGACTCCCAAACCTGAGCCCAAAAAGgatgaagagaaaaagaaataa
- the znf687a gene encoding zinc finger protein 687a isoform X2, producing MGDMKTPDFDDLLAAFDIPDIETIESSPEEENSDTEGAPGGKDKTTYPSDQSDVPAVSVIVKNTVRTDTPGTEKEKRVHNDFKTQNDSTEGDSQAADPELCNIEDLSKVSNGLKGNDSNTMSNIEPVPQQLTGSLSTTFEHESKTNDTTVPLQLSQDAKDSIKPLFNTKLSTIGSISPVLSPSQVSNPNTSTPSPYNIKTRLNHFNQSDEEYSDPDLEGALVIQESPESAESAIPPKRPKLKHKPDVNLYLSDSSEKISNSIHTSSASLLDNSDLKNEAKTGTPSQAAPLPCPPPLVKDEKYPEHVIDERDSPESPPPSETGMLVPRRSPELPQTNTECTEQRPKECEASKDTAEMTEEMNSEIEEKFTSTVTDPPSLGPVKVKMKRSARAGCAKRGGRTKTEAVKTIKAESATRPRRKSMKQSKEEAATAGKGTKIKLSSAPEISLKTTAKVTAAGITLRSLGQKTLPGGVTLPLPSLLPPLSSSSRPASIVNSTGAIISKSQTNLVEAFNRILNNKNLLPSYKPDLASSRQAEWGLSLPAQGYRCLECGDSFALEQSLARHYDRRSLRIEVTCNHCAKRLAFFNKCSLLLHAREHKERGLIMQCSHLVMKPVPVEQMIGPHEPAAAAVLSSVLSNVNPNTTSVRKTEEVQYGNHKCPECQTQFSGGEEVAKHFQELKSQTTTCTECSPPMLLSNSCCAAAHQRIHLNSAPHVCPECGGTSKPPTFKTHLEETCFHFARRIGYRCSSCLVVFGGINSVKSHIQQAHCDMFQKCPICPMAFKSAPSIQNHITAQHPTLTDTQAISIFKCVMCDTVFTNKNLLYIHFDTHLANQKVHVFKCPECPKQFSVRSSLMDHLKTHHTKVKQESPLLAQSQPSVKMESSEGEEWSTPAKEATPQKTRKHFPCTKCESSFSTTSNLRRHIRDKHKTVARSFRCQFCTDMKKTFSSRAMLEKHIKLRHTLEARDQDFVMEGGDEADSSSEQDGGSVFRRRRRAAINSEQEEESVQEVRLAKKWRSSSALSSDPQIEKGFRCAPCGYTCEEQAEFLEHISQHRKGAGGSSQQCLQCGVCFTSNHSLSRHRFIVHRVRDQESQETTNTCPTPSPNENHEDNKCVFSAPESPALSQGKDSEGALACKVCGKHFEKATDLNTHFRTHGMAFINARNTAKTT from the exons ATGGGAGACATGAAGACTCCAGACTTTGATGACTTGTTGGCAGCTTTTGACATCCCCGACATTGAAACCATTGAGTCCAgtccagaggaggagaacagtGACACAGAAGGAGCTCCAGGAGGGAAAGACAAGACGACGTATCCAAGTGACCAGAGTGATGTTCCAGCAGTTAGTGTAATTGTAAAAAACACTGTGAGAACAGATACACCAGGGACTGAGAAAGAAAAACGCGTCCACAATgatttcaaaacacaaaatgattcaACAGAAGGGGACTCACAGGCTGCAGATCCAGAGCTATGCAACATTGAAGATTTATCAAAGGTTTCCAATGGCTTAAAGGGAAATGACTCAAATACAATGTCTAATATAGAACCAGTACCTCAACAGTTAACAGGGTCCTTATCAACCACTTTTGAACATGAAAGCAAAACGAATGATACTACTGTACCACTGCAACTTTCACAAGACGCTAAGGACAGTATAAAACCTCTTTTTAATACCAAGTTGTCAACCATTGGAAGCATCAGTCCCGTTTTATCTCCTTCTCAGGTCAGCAATCCAAATACAAGTACCCCATCACCCTACAACATCAAAACTCGACTAAATCATTTCAACCAATCAGATGAGGAATACTCTGATCCTGATTTAGAAGGAGCATTAGTCATCCAAGAGAGTCCAGAGTCTGCAGAATCAGCAATACCCCCCAAACGACCTAAACTAAAACATAAGCCAGATGTTAATCTGTATTTGAGTGATTCTtctgaaaaaatatcaaattccATTCACACATCTTCTGCTTCTCTGTTGGACAATTCAGATCTTaagaatgaagcaaaaacagGTACCCCGAGCCAAGCTGCTCCGCTCCCCTGCCCGCCTCCATTGGTAAAAGATGAGAAATATCCAGAACATGTGATCGATGAGCGGGATTCCCCTGAAAGTCCACCCCCTAGTGAAACAGGGATGCTGGTTCCCAGAAGAAGCCCTGAACTGCCACAAACTAACACTGAATGCACAGAGCAAAGACCAAAGGAATGTGAAGCAAGCAAGGATACTGCGGAAATGACAGAAGAGATGAACTCTGAAATTGAGGAGAAATTCACAAGCACAGTAACAGATCCGCCTTCTCTGGGTCCAGTCAAAGTTAAAATGAAAAGATCTGCCAGAGCTGGTTGTGCTAAAAGAGGTGGAAGAACCAAAACTGAAGCTGTGAAAACTATAAAGGCTGAATCTGCCACAAGGCCCAGAAGAAAATCAATGAAGCaatccaaggaggaagcagcaacAGCAGGAAAAGGAACCAAGATAAAATTGTCCTCTGCGCCTGAGATCAGCTTAAAAACTACTGCAAAAGTCACTGCTGCGGGGATAACTCTACGTAGTCTTGGACAGAAAACTCTACCTGGAGGAGTTACTTTACCTCTGCCTTCACTACTGCCCCctctcagcagcagcagtagaccAGCGTCTATTGTCAACAGCACAGGAGCCATCATATCTAAAAGTCAGACCAATCTGGTGGAAGCTTTTAATCgaattttaaataacaaaaatctgctGCCCAGTTACAAACCAGACCTAGCCTCCTCCCGCCAGGCAGAGTGGGGCCTCTCTTTGCCAGCTCAG GGCTACAGGTGTCTGGAGTGTGGGGATTCCTTtgctttggagcagagtttagcaCGACATTATGACCGGCGCTCGCTGAGGATTGAGGTGACCTGTAACCACTGTGCCAAGCGCCTGGCCTTCTTTAACAAGTGCAGTCTGCTGCTACATGCCCGCGAGCACAAGGAGAGAGGCCTGATCATGCAGTGCTCACATCTAGTGATGAAGCCTGTCCCTGTGGAGCAAATGATCGGCCCGCACGAGCCCGCAGCAGCAGCTG tgctaTCATCTGTTTTATCCAATGTCAACCCAAACACCACATCTGTCAGAAAAACAGAGGAGGTTCAGTACGGCAATCATAAATGTCCAGAGTGTCAGACGCAGTTCAGTGGTGGTGAAGAGGTGGCCAAGCATTTTCAGGAACTTAAATCTCAAACCACT ACATGCACAGAGTGCTCTCCTCCGATGCTGTTGTCCAACAGCTGCTGTGCCGCAGCTCATCAGCGTATTcacctgaactctgctccacatGTGTGTCCGGAGTGTGGAGGCACCTCCAAACCACCCACCTTCAAAACTCATCTGGAGGAGACCTGCTTCCACTTTGCACGCCGCATCGGATACAG GTGCTCCAGTTGTTTGGTGGTGTTTGGAGGCATAAACTCAGTGAAGTCTCACATCCAGCAGGCTCACTGTGACATGTTCCAGAAATGCCCCATTTGCCCCATGGCGTTTAAATCTGCCCCAAGCATCCAGAACCACATCACTGCTCAGCACCCCACACTCACAGACACCCAGGCCAT ATCCATCTTTAAGTGTGTCATGTGTGACACAGTTTTTACCAACAAAAACCTGCTTTATATCCACTTCGACACACatttagccaatcagaaagtgCACGTCTTCAAATGCCCCGAGTGTCCCAAACAGTTTTCTGTCAGATCTTCTTTAATGGATCATTTAAAG actCATCACACTAAAGTCAAACAGGAGTCTCCTCTACTGGCTCAGTCACAACCCTCAGTGAAGATGGAGAGCTCAGAAGGGGAAGAATGGAGCACCCCAGCCAAAGAAGCAACGCCTCAAAAG ACACGGAAGCATTTTCCCTGTACCAAATGTGAGAGCTCATTTTCCACAACGTCAAACCTGAGGCGACACatcagagacaaacacaaaactgtTGCTCGCAGTTTCAGATGCCA GTTCTGCACTGACATGAAGAAGACCTTCAGCAGCAGAGCCATGTTAGAGAAGCACATTAAACTGAGACACACCCTTGAGGCGAGGGACCAGGACTTTGTCATG GAAGGTGGTGACGAGGCGGACAGCTCCTCAGAACAAGATGGTGGCTCTGTATTTCGCCGCAGACGTAGAGCGGCCATAAATTccgagcaggaggaggagtctgtaCAGGAGGTGCGTCTGGCGAAGAAATGGCGTTCGTCCTCTGCTTTGTCTTCTGACCCCCAAATTGAGAAAGGCTTTCGTTGCGCCCCCTGTGGCTACACGTGTGAAGAGCAGGCAGAGTTTTTGGAGCACATCAGCCAACACCGCAAAGGGGCAGGTGGCAGCTCTCAACAATGTTTGCAGTGTGGAGTTTGTTTCACCTCCAACCACTCTTTGTCACGCCATCGCTTTATCGTACATAGAGTCAGAGATCAAGAAAGCCAAGAAACAACCAACACATGTCCCACCCCCTCTCCAAACGAAAACCATGAGGataataaatgtgtattttctgCACCAGAATCGCCCGCCTTATCTCAGGGGAAGGACAGCGAGGGGGCCTTGgcttgtaaagtgtgtggtaagCACTTTGAGAAGGCGACAGATCTTAATACACACTTCAGAACTCATGGGATGGCGTTTATAAATGCGAGAAACACAGCGAAAACTACCTGA
- the znf687a gene encoding zinc finger protein 687a isoform X1 produces MGDMKTPDFDDLLAAFDIPDIETIESSPEEENSDTEGAPGGKDKTTYPSDQSDVPAVSVIVKNTVRTDTPGTEKEKRVHNDFKTQNDSTEGDSQAADPELCNIEDLSKVSNGLKGNDSNTMSNIEPVPQQLTGSLSTTFEHESKTNDTTVPLQLSQDAKDSIKPLFNTKLSTIGSISPVLSPSQVSNPNTSTPSPYNIKTRLNHFNQSDEEYSDPDLEGALVIQESPESAESAIPPKRPKLKHKPDVNLYLSDSSEKISNSIHTSSASLLDNSDLKNEAKTGTPSQAAPLPCPPPLVKDEKYPEHVIDERDSPESPPPSETGMLVPRRSPELPQTNTECTEQRPKECEASKDTAEMTEEMNSEIEEKFTSTVTDPPSLGPVKVKMKRSARAGCAKRGGRTKTEAVKTIKAESATRPRRKSMKQSKEEAATAGKGTKIKLSSAPEISLKTTAKVTAAGITLRSLGQKTLPGGVTLPLPSLLPPLSSSSRPASIVNSTGAIISKSQTNLVEAFNRILNNKNLLPSYKPDLASSRQAEWGLSLPAQGYRCLECGDSFALEQSLARHYDRRSLRIEVTCNHCAKRLAFFNKCSLLLHAREHKERGLIMQCSHLVMKPVPVEQMIGPHEPAAAAGLYVYPGPSFFLFVSHVFLFFVFFTVLSSVLSNVNPNTTSVRKTEEVQYGNHKCPECQTQFSGGEEVAKHFQELKSQTTTCTECSPPMLLSNSCCAAAHQRIHLNSAPHVCPECGGTSKPPTFKTHLEETCFHFARRIGYRCSSCLVVFGGINSVKSHIQQAHCDMFQKCPICPMAFKSAPSIQNHITAQHPTLTDTQAISIFKCVMCDTVFTNKNLLYIHFDTHLANQKVHVFKCPECPKQFSVRSSLMDHLKTHHTKVKQESPLLAQSQPSVKMESSEGEEWSTPAKEATPQKTRKHFPCTKCESSFSTTSNLRRHIRDKHKTVARSFRCQFCTDMKKTFSSRAMLEKHIKLRHTLEARDQDFVMEGGDEADSSSEQDGGSVFRRRRRAAINSEQEEESVQEVRLAKKWRSSSALSSDPQIEKGFRCAPCGYTCEEQAEFLEHISQHRKGAGGSSQQCLQCGVCFTSNHSLSRHRFIVHRVRDQESQETTNTCPTPSPNENHEDNKCVFSAPESPALSQGKDSEGALACKVCGKHFEKATDLNTHFRTHGMAFINARNTAKTT; encoded by the exons ATGGGAGACATGAAGACTCCAGACTTTGATGACTTGTTGGCAGCTTTTGACATCCCCGACATTGAAACCATTGAGTCCAgtccagaggaggagaacagtGACACAGAAGGAGCTCCAGGAGGGAAAGACAAGACGACGTATCCAAGTGACCAGAGTGATGTTCCAGCAGTTAGTGTAATTGTAAAAAACACTGTGAGAACAGATACACCAGGGACTGAGAAAGAAAAACGCGTCCACAATgatttcaaaacacaaaatgattcaACAGAAGGGGACTCACAGGCTGCAGATCCAGAGCTATGCAACATTGAAGATTTATCAAAGGTTTCCAATGGCTTAAAGGGAAATGACTCAAATACAATGTCTAATATAGAACCAGTACCTCAACAGTTAACAGGGTCCTTATCAACCACTTTTGAACATGAAAGCAAAACGAATGATACTACTGTACCACTGCAACTTTCACAAGACGCTAAGGACAGTATAAAACCTCTTTTTAATACCAAGTTGTCAACCATTGGAAGCATCAGTCCCGTTTTATCTCCTTCTCAGGTCAGCAATCCAAATACAAGTACCCCATCACCCTACAACATCAAAACTCGACTAAATCATTTCAACCAATCAGATGAGGAATACTCTGATCCTGATTTAGAAGGAGCATTAGTCATCCAAGAGAGTCCAGAGTCTGCAGAATCAGCAATACCCCCCAAACGACCTAAACTAAAACATAAGCCAGATGTTAATCTGTATTTGAGTGATTCTtctgaaaaaatatcaaattccATTCACACATCTTCTGCTTCTCTGTTGGACAATTCAGATCTTaagaatgaagcaaaaacagGTACCCCGAGCCAAGCTGCTCCGCTCCCCTGCCCGCCTCCATTGGTAAAAGATGAGAAATATCCAGAACATGTGATCGATGAGCGGGATTCCCCTGAAAGTCCACCCCCTAGTGAAACAGGGATGCTGGTTCCCAGAAGAAGCCCTGAACTGCCACAAACTAACACTGAATGCACAGAGCAAAGACCAAAGGAATGTGAAGCAAGCAAGGATACTGCGGAAATGACAGAAGAGATGAACTCTGAAATTGAGGAGAAATTCACAAGCACAGTAACAGATCCGCCTTCTCTGGGTCCAGTCAAAGTTAAAATGAAAAGATCTGCCAGAGCTGGTTGTGCTAAAAGAGGTGGAAGAACCAAAACTGAAGCTGTGAAAACTATAAAGGCTGAATCTGCCACAAGGCCCAGAAGAAAATCAATGAAGCaatccaaggaggaagcagcaacAGCAGGAAAAGGAACCAAGATAAAATTGTCCTCTGCGCCTGAGATCAGCTTAAAAACTACTGCAAAAGTCACTGCTGCGGGGATAACTCTACGTAGTCTTGGACAGAAAACTCTACCTGGAGGAGTTACTTTACCTCTGCCTTCACTACTGCCCCctctcagcagcagcagtagaccAGCGTCTATTGTCAACAGCACAGGAGCCATCATATCTAAAAGTCAGACCAATCTGGTGGAAGCTTTTAATCgaattttaaataacaaaaatctgctGCCCAGTTACAAACCAGACCTAGCCTCCTCCCGCCAGGCAGAGTGGGGCCTCTCTTTGCCAGCTCAG GGCTACAGGTGTCTGGAGTGTGGGGATTCCTTtgctttggagcagagtttagcaCGACATTATGACCGGCGCTCGCTGAGGATTGAGGTGACCTGTAACCACTGTGCCAAGCGCCTGGCCTTCTTTAACAAGTGCAGTCTGCTGCTACATGCCCGCGAGCACAAGGAGAGAGGCCTGATCATGCAGTGCTCACATCTAGTGATGAAGCCTGTCCCTGTGGAGCAAATGATCGGCCCGCACGAGCCCGCAGCAGCAGCTGGTCTGTATGTTTATCCAGGTCCTTCCTTTTTCCTGTTTGTAtctcatgtttttctgttttttgttttttttacagtgctaTCATCTGTTTTATCCAATGTCAACCCAAACACCACATCTGTCAGAAAAACAGAGGAGGTTCAGTACGGCAATCATAAATGTCCAGAGTGTCAGACGCAGTTCAGTGGTGGTGAAGAGGTGGCCAAGCATTTTCAGGAACTTAAATCTCAAACCACT ACATGCACAGAGTGCTCTCCTCCGATGCTGTTGTCCAACAGCTGCTGTGCCGCAGCTCATCAGCGTATTcacctgaactctgctccacatGTGTGTCCGGAGTGTGGAGGCACCTCCAAACCACCCACCTTCAAAACTCATCTGGAGGAGACCTGCTTCCACTTTGCACGCCGCATCGGATACAG GTGCTCCAGTTGTTTGGTGGTGTTTGGAGGCATAAACTCAGTGAAGTCTCACATCCAGCAGGCTCACTGTGACATGTTCCAGAAATGCCCCATTTGCCCCATGGCGTTTAAATCTGCCCCAAGCATCCAGAACCACATCACTGCTCAGCACCCCACACTCACAGACACCCAGGCCAT ATCCATCTTTAAGTGTGTCATGTGTGACACAGTTTTTACCAACAAAAACCTGCTTTATATCCACTTCGACACACatttagccaatcagaaagtgCACGTCTTCAAATGCCCCGAGTGTCCCAAACAGTTTTCTGTCAGATCTTCTTTAATGGATCATTTAAAG actCATCACACTAAAGTCAAACAGGAGTCTCCTCTACTGGCTCAGTCACAACCCTCAGTGAAGATGGAGAGCTCAGAAGGGGAAGAATGGAGCACCCCAGCCAAAGAAGCAACGCCTCAAAAG ACACGGAAGCATTTTCCCTGTACCAAATGTGAGAGCTCATTTTCCACAACGTCAAACCTGAGGCGACACatcagagacaaacacaaaactgtTGCTCGCAGTTTCAGATGCCA GTTCTGCACTGACATGAAGAAGACCTTCAGCAGCAGAGCCATGTTAGAGAAGCACATTAAACTGAGACACACCCTTGAGGCGAGGGACCAGGACTTTGTCATG GAAGGTGGTGACGAGGCGGACAGCTCCTCAGAACAAGATGGTGGCTCTGTATTTCGCCGCAGACGTAGAGCGGCCATAAATTccgagcaggaggaggagtctgtaCAGGAGGTGCGTCTGGCGAAGAAATGGCGTTCGTCCTCTGCTTTGTCTTCTGACCCCCAAATTGAGAAAGGCTTTCGTTGCGCCCCCTGTGGCTACACGTGTGAAGAGCAGGCAGAGTTTTTGGAGCACATCAGCCAACACCGCAAAGGGGCAGGTGGCAGCTCTCAACAATGTTTGCAGTGTGGAGTTTGTTTCACCTCCAACCACTCTTTGTCACGCCATCGCTTTATCGTACATAGAGTCAGAGATCAAGAAAGCCAAGAAACAACCAACACATGTCCCACCCCCTCTCCAAACGAAAACCATGAGGataataaatgtgtattttctgCACCAGAATCGCCCGCCTTATCTCAGGGGAAGGACAGCGAGGGGGCCTTGgcttgtaaagtgtgtggtaagCACTTTGAGAAGGCGACAGATCTTAATACACACTTCAGAACTCATGGGATGGCGTTTATAAATGCGAGAAACACAGCGAAAACTACCTGA